CTTCGAGAGCGAAAAGGCAGGGCCGCCGAGGCGGGTGCGCTTGCGAGGTGCCATCGTCTGTCCCAAGGTGCAGTGGATGTTCCGGGTACCCGGCGGCCGATCGGCCAGCCCAGCTGTCGCGGTGACGGTCACCGTAACGGAGCGCGACGACAGGCCGCCGATCAGGGCTTGTGAATGATTTCGGGGGGGTCCTCACTGCCCGCGTGATCGCCAGCCATGGTGGCTCGCGACATCACGAGAAGCAGTGAGGATGCTATGAAGGCTGGTGCTGGAGTGACGGTCTCCACGACCGACGGCGGCGGTGCGCCGCGCATGGTCTCGCCGGAAGAGTTCGGTCGTCGTTGGGGGAAGAGCCCGTACACCGTTCGCGAGTACTGCAAGGCGGGGCGCATCCCTGGCGCCGAGAAGGTCGTAAACGCGTGGCGCATCCCCGAGAACGCAAAGGTGGGCGACGTGCCACGTCGCGATAACGCCGATGACACGCCTGACTGGTACATC
This genomic stretch from Gemmatimonadaceae bacterium harbors:
- a CDS encoding helix-turn-helix domain-containing protein; the protein is MKAGAGVTVSTTDGGGAPRMVSPEEFGRRWGKSPYTVREYCKAGRIPGAEKVVNAWRIPENAKVGDVPRRDNADDTPDWYITKRRREEE